A region of the Tissierellales bacterium genome:
ATGGAATAAAAAAACAGGTATATGGCATGGGAATAAATATCAAGGAGCAGAGTTAGGCCATTCTATACTATATCCTAACGGTAGGTCTTGTGGTTGTGGACAAAAAGGTTGTGCAGAAAGATATATTTCTGGAACAGGTATAGAAGTTAATTATGAAGAAATAACAGGCAACCATTTAATGGGGGAAGAAATATTTAAAAATAATAATGATCCCGCTTGCATAGAAACAATAGATAAATTTACCAAGGATTTAGCTACATTTATAGTAAGTATTAAAAATATATTTGATCCACAAGGATTAATAATTGGTGGTGGAGTTATTAATTCAAGAGAAAAATGGTGGAATAAAATGATAGAAAATTATAAAGTATATTGCAATAGTCCAGAAGGTATGGAAATACTTCCAGCTAAATATTTAAATGATGCAGGTGTGATAGGTGCTGCAAAAATTGCTTTTGATAATATTAAGTAATAGTTTTACAAACTTGAGGTGAAATTATGGTAAAAAGAGTAGTCTATTATGGGTCTACAGATAATGACCGGGATAAAGAACTATTGT
Encoded here:
- a CDS encoding ROK family protein; the encoded protein is MGKVIGIDLGGTKINGGVVNEKGRILNKITIETKDKDGRQGVLDGIADVIKELMKDEEIKGIGIGTPGFIDTEKGQVLYHGGNIGDWVGVNLKEEMAKKFGGLPVFVENDANVAAICEGWVGGGKGLESFIMITLGTGVGGGIWNKKTGIWHGNKYQGAELGHSILYPNGRSCGCGQKGCAERYISGTGIEVNYEEITGNHLMGEEIFKNNNDPACIETIDKFTKDLATFIVSIKNIFDPQGLIIGGGVINSREKWWNKMIENYKVYCNSPEGMEILPAKYLNDAGVIGAAKIAFDNIK